The Brevibacillus brevis genome contains a region encoding:
- a CDS encoding nitroreductase family protein, translating to MEKVIDQKAFMDVIRERRSVRHYDPTAKISRDEIKEMLKEATLAPSSSNLQPWRFLVIDEQPLKEKLLPIAFNQKQVVEAAAIIAVLADYEGYKQAGSIYKKAVEAGYMTEEVKATLIDNINKRYENRDRAIIKEIALVDGGLVSMQFMLVAKARGYDTVPMGGYNSEKFKEAFQIPDQYETVMLIAVGKAAEPGHPTTRLDVEEITFWNEMPSK from the coding sequence ATGGAAAAAGTCATTGATCAAAAGGCTTTTATGGACGTCATTCGCGAGCGTCGTTCCGTACGTCATTACGATCCAACAGCAAAAATCTCGCGGGATGAAATTAAGGAAATGCTGAAAGAAGCGACCTTGGCACCTTCCAGCTCCAATCTCCAGCCATGGCGATTTTTGGTTATCGATGAACAGCCATTGAAAGAGAAGCTGCTCCCCATCGCATTTAACCAAAAGCAGGTGGTAGAGGCTGCGGCGATTATTGCAGTCCTGGCTGATTATGAGGGCTACAAGCAAGCTGGGAGCATTTACAAAAAAGCGGTAGAAGCGGGCTACATGACAGAAGAAGTAAAAGCCACACTCATCGACAACATCAACAAGCGTTATGAGAATCGGGATCGAGCAATCATCAAGGAAATTGCTCTGGTAGACGGAGGTCTCGTCTCGATGCAATTCATGCTCGTTGCCAAGGCAAGAGGGTATGACACGGTGCCAATGGGAGGCTATAACAGCGAGAAATTCAAGGAAGCTTTCCAAATCCCGGATCAATATGAAACGGTCATGTTGATTGCAGTCGGCAAAGCGGCAGAACCTGGTCATCCGACTACTCGCTTGGATGTAGAAGAGATTACGTTCTGGAATGAGATGCCGAGTAAATAA
- a CDS encoding metallophosphoesterase family protein gives MKRLLAISDIHGELEKLESLMEQIQYDPQNDQLILLGDYVDRGPESKGVVDKVKQLHAEGAIVLMGNHDHMMVKSFEQDPVFIERWFRNGAQKTLASYGHAAADMESGAPETLEITSSVKEHLEFLGGLDCYYETNDYIFVHGGVHPETPVAETDPYLLMWIREEFHKGYQGEKTVVFGHTPTSYLHGKHDVFYGENKIIGIDGGAVYGGRLHCLELPSRKVYSVE, from the coding sequence ATGAAAAGATTGTTGGCAATCAGCGATATTCATGGGGAATTGGAGAAACTGGAATCGTTGATGGAGCAAATTCAGTACGATCCACAAAACGATCAATTGATCCTGCTAGGTGATTATGTAGACCGTGGACCAGAGTCGAAGGGGGTCGTCGACAAGGTGAAACAGCTTCATGCAGAAGGGGCAATCGTGTTGATGGGCAACCATGATCATATGATGGTCAAATCGTTCGAACAAGACCCTGTCTTTATCGAGCGTTGGTTCAGAAACGGCGCACAAAAGACGTTGGCGAGCTATGGTCATGCCGCAGCAGATATGGAGTCTGGTGCACCGGAGACCTTGGAAATCACCTCTTCGGTCAAAGAGCATCTGGAATTTTTGGGTGGCTTGGACTGTTATTATGAAACGAATGATTATATTTTTGTTCACGGGGGTGTACATCCCGAGACTCCGGTTGCAGAGACTGACCCGTACCTGCTGATGTGGATTCGTGAAGAGTTCCATAAAGGCTACCAGGGTGAGAAGACCGTTGTTTTCGGTCACACGCCAACCAGTTATTTGCACGGTAAACATGATGTGTTTTACGGTGAAAATAAAATCATCGGGATTGACGGAGGTGCCGTATACGGCGGCCGTCTGCATTGCTTGGAGCTGCCTAGCCGAAAGGTTTATTCGGTAGAGTAA